The following coding sequences lie in one Rhodothermales bacterium genomic window:
- a CDS encoding rod shape-determining protein, with the protein MGIFNFATDAAIDLGTANTLIYIKGRGIVLNEPSIVALHRSTRKVIAIGHEAQQMHERTHREIETVWPLKDGVIADFEVAEQLIRGLIRKVQNSWITSIRRMVICVPSGITEVEKRAVRDSAEHSGARQVYLIDEPMAAAVGIGLNVQEPVGNMIVDIGGGTTEIAVIALSGIVIDESIRTGGNELDSAIVQYFKRNHNLLIGQRTAERIKCEVGSAVELDPELEVSVKGRDLVSGIPKIRTISSEDVREALRESVSQIAAAVIRCLERTPPELGSDILERGIMLTGGGALLKGLDTLIRNRVDLPVYIAEDPLTAVVRGTGAVLEDLEKHSRVLS; encoded by the coding sequence ATGGGAATCTTCAATTTTGCCACCGATGCGGCCATTGACCTTGGTACGGCCAACACCCTGATCTATATCAAGGGTCGAGGTATCGTTCTCAATGAGCCCAGTATCGTCGCTCTTCATCGCTCAACGCGCAAAGTGATTGCCATTGGTCACGAAGCCCAGCAGATGCATGAGCGGACACACCGTGAAATCGAGACCGTATGGCCTCTCAAGGATGGTGTAATCGCCGATTTTGAGGTCGCCGAGCAACTGATTCGGGGGCTTATTCGCAAGGTCCAGAACAGTTGGATCACGTCCATTCGTCGGATGGTCATCTGTGTGCCGAGTGGTATCACGGAAGTCGAAAAGCGTGCAGTTCGGGACTCGGCAGAACACTCAGGCGCACGGCAGGTGTACCTGATCGACGAGCCGATGGCCGCCGCCGTGGGCATCGGACTCAATGTCCAGGAGCCGGTCGGCAACATGATCGTCGACATTGGAGGAGGCACTACGGAGATCGCGGTCATCGCCCTCTCCGGAATTGTGATAGACGAATCGATCCGAACGGGGGGCAATGAGCTCGACAGCGCCATCGTCCAGTACTTCAAGAGAAATCATAACCTCCTGATCGGCCAGCGCACAGCCGAGCGTATCAAGTGCGAAGTCGGGAGTGCCGTTGAACTCGATCCGGAGCTCGAAGTCTCTGTGAAAGGCCGAGACCTTGTAAGCGGTATCCCGAAGATCCGCACCATTTCTTCGGAAGATGTGCGCGAGGCATTGCGGGAATCCGTAAGCCAGATCGCCGCCGCCGTGATTCGCTGTCTCGAACGAACGCCACCCGAACTCGGGTCGGACATTCTTGAGCGCGGGATCATGCTTACTGGAGGTGGTGCGCTCCTGAAGGGGCTGGACACCCTAATTCGCAATCGGGTCGATCTTCCCGTCTACATCGCCGAAGATCCCCTTACGGCTGTCGTACGCGGTACGGGTGCAGTCCTTGAGGACCTGGAAAAGCACAGCCGCGTTCTTTCGTAG
- the mreC gene encoding rod shape-determining protein MreC produces the protein MIKLWDRIGDWVILFCLLVISALLLLSRNEPAVRGLRARSLEAAATIENKAAWIGDYLTALEENSQLRSDNIRLSSQLARSREAAIENDRLRRLIGLRDTIGTPTLAAEVVSKVLTRQRNLFTIAVGRRDGVEADMAVVDDRGIIGKVVLVSNRFARVMPYLNTELRIPAKVQPSGTPGIVRWDGDRRDRLIMEHVVKTEPVERGHLVVASGFSQVFPKGYPIGRIDSVLVRPGRIELILFVSPMSDIEKAEHVFVLLNRPDQERTQIEAESTF, from the coding sequence ATGATCAAGCTATGGGACAGGATCGGCGACTGGGTCATCCTGTTCTGCCTTCTGGTCATTTCGGCTCTTCTTCTGCTCTCGCGAAACGAGCCGGCCGTGCGCGGCCTGCGAGCGAGGTCACTGGAAGCGGCGGCTACCATCGAAAACAAGGCCGCATGGATCGGGGACTATCTGACGGCCCTCGAGGAGAACAGCCAACTCCGATCCGACAACATCCGGCTCTCCAGCCAGCTCGCCCGTTCCCGCGAAGCCGCGATCGAAAACGACCGGCTGCGACGACTCATCGGCCTGCGTGATACCATCGGCACACCAACTCTGGCGGCCGAAGTCGTATCCAAGGTCCTAACACGACAACGGAATCTGTTCACGATTGCCGTCGGGCGTCGCGACGGAGTCGAGGCCGACATGGCGGTGGTTGACGATCGCGGAATTATCGGCAAAGTGGTCCTGGTAAGTAATCGGTTTGCGCGGGTGATGCCATATCTGAACACAGAGCTGCGAATCCCGGCTAAAGTTCAGCCAAGCGGTACACCCGGCATCGTGCGCTGGGATGGTGACCGCCGCGACCGGCTCATCATGGAACATGTCGTCAAGACCGAACCGGTCGAACGGGGACACCTTGTCGTTGCCAGTGGATTCTCGCAGGTCTTCCCGAAGGGCTACCCCATCGGTCGGATTGACTCCGTGCTCGTCCGGCCCGGTCGCATCGAACTTATTCTTTTTGTCTCTCCGATGTCGGACATTGAAAAGGCAGAGCATGTATTCGTTCTGCTGAACCGGCCAG